In the Gossypium arboreum isolate Shixiya-1 chromosome 10, ASM2569848v2, whole genome shotgun sequence genome, one interval contains:
- the LOC108488033 gene encoding beta-galactosidase 8-like isoform X1 translates to MDMKTPLSLALVFVSVFAVFCFDHALSTTVTYDHRALVIDGKRRVLQSGSIHYPRSTPEVWPELIRKSKEGGLDVIETYVFWNYHEPVRGEYYFEGRFDLVKFVRTVQEAGLMVHLRIGPYACAEWNYGGFPLWLHFIPGIQFRTTNDLFKKEMLRFLAKIVGLMKEEKLFASQGGPIILAQVENEYELVEWAYGVAGELYVNWAAEAAISLNTTVPWVMCRQEDAPDPIINTCNGFYCDQFTPNSPSKPKMWTENYSGWFKSFGYPIPHRPVEDLAFAVARFFEMGGTFHNYYMYFGGTNFGRTAGGPLVATSYDYDAPIDEYGFIRQPKWGHLRDLHLAIKHCEEYLIRSDPTHQQLGHNLEAHIYYKSSNKCAAFLANYDSELDANVTFNGNLYFLPAWSVSILPDCKNVIFNTAKVVSQRILAHTTTANKLILSATSWSWYMEKPGVWGNNSFTESLLLEQINTTKDTSDYLWYTTSINIMPVQSKEVFLLIESLGHAALIFVNKRLVAFGYGNHDDASFSINEKISLVQGNNTLDILSMMVGLQNFGPWFDVQGAGIFSVVLIDPWNNKYDVSAEEWTYQVGLEGEYLGLDKVIHANSSLWIKGSVPPINKTLIWYKVSFLAPQGNGPLALNLTSMGKGQAWVNGQSIGRYWPAYLSSSQGCTENCDYRGEYDSTKCQKNCGQPAQTLYHVPRSWVHPGQNLLVLHEELGGDPTKISVLTRSGQEICSFVSEDDPQPADFWIPNMGFGSRSPEAQLTCEQGWHITSINFASFGSPQGNCGAFSVGTCHANILSIVQKACIGEEQCSVPVSTANLGDPCPGVLKTLAIEAICSD, encoded by the exons ATGGATATGAAAACACCATTGTCGTTGGCTTTAGTTTTCGTATCGGTTTTCGCGGTTTTCTGTTTCGATCATGCACTGTCTACCACAGTCACATATGACCATAGGGCACTGGTTATTGATGGCAAGAGGAGGGTATTGCAGTCTGGTTCAATCCATTATCCCAGAAGCACCCCAGAG GTTTGGCCCGAACTTATTCGGAAATCAAAGGAAGGTGGATTGGACGTGATTGAGACTTACGTTTTCTGGAACTACCATGAACCAGTCAGAGGAGAG TACTACTTTGAAGGTAGGTTTGACCTGGTGAAGTTTGTGAGAACAGTGCAGGAAGCTGGCCTTATGGTTCACTTGAGGATTGGTCCATATGCTTGTGCTGAATGGAATTATGG TGGATTCCCTCTTTGGTTACATTTCATTCCTGGGATTCAATTCCGAACTACTAATGATTTGTTCAAG AAAGAAATGCTGCGTTTTCTCGCAAAAATCGTAGGCCTAATGAAGGAAGAGAAGCTTTTTGCATCACAAGGAGGGCCTATCATTCTTGCTCAG GTTGAAAATGAATATGAGCTTGTTGAATGGGCATATGGGGTTGCAGGAGAATTATATGTCAATTGGGCTGCAGAAGCTGCTATCAGTCTTAATACAACAGTGCCTTGGGTGATGTGTCGACAAGAAGATGCGCCTGATCCAATC ATAAACACATGCAATGGGTTTTATTGTGATCAGTTCACTCCGAATTCTCCATCAAAACCAAAAATGTGGACCGAGAACTACAGTGGATG GTTTAAATCATTTGGATATCCAATTCCTCATCGACCGGTTGAGGACCTTGCTTTTGCCGTTGCACGTTTTTTCGAAATGGGTGGAACATTTCACAACTACTATATG TACTTTGGTGGAACCAATTTCGGGCGAACAGCCGGAGGTCCTCTTGTGGCAACAAGCTATGATTATGATGCCCCAATAGATGAATACG GTTTTATCAGGCAGCCGAAATGGGGACACCTACGCGATTTGCACTTGGCGATTAAGCACTGTGAGGAGTATTTGATCAGATCTGATCCAACTCACCAGCAGCTTGGTCACAATCTAGAG GCACATATCTACTATAAGTCCTCCAATAAATGTGCAGCATTCCTTGCAAATTATGACAGCGAACTTGATGCAAATGTTACATTTAATGGAAACTTGTACTTCCTTCCGGCTTGGTCTGTAAGCATCCTTCCAGACTGTAAGAATGTCATTTTTAACACTGCAAAG GTTGTGTCTCAGAGAATTTTGGCTCATACAACAACTGCTAATAAGTTAATATTGTCAGCAACATCATGGAGCTGGTATATGGAAAAACCAGGTGTTTGGGGCAATAACTCATTTACGGAATCGCTTTTGTTGGAGCAGATTAATACGACAAAAGACACTAGCGATTACCTATGGTACACAACAAG TATAAATATCATGCCTGTTCAATCGAAAGAGGTCTTCCTGCTTATCGAAAGTCTGGGACATGCGGCACTTATTTTTGTCAACAAAAGGCTTGTTG CTTTTGGATATGGTAATCATGATGATGCCAGCTTTTCAATCAATGAGAAAATTAGTCTTGTTCAAGGGAACAATACATTGGATATTTTGAGCATGATGGTTGGTCTACAG AATTTCGGTCCATGGTTCGATGTTCAAGGGGCAGGAATCTTTTCAGTGGTTCTAATTGATCCATGGAATAACAAATATGATGTTTCCGCTGAAGAATGGACCTATCAG GTGGGACTTGAGGGAGAATACCTTGGACTAGATAAAGTAATTCATGCAAATAGTTCACTGTGGATAAAGGGGAGTGTTCCACCTATCAACAAGACATTGATTTGGTACAAG GTTTCTTTCCTTGCTCCTCAAGGCAACGGTCCTTTGGCCTTAAATCTCACTAGTATGGGGAAAGGTCAAGCTTGGGTCAATGGACAGAGCATAGGCAGATACTGGCCGGCCTATCTATCATCATCCCAAGGTTGTACCGAGAACTGTGATTACCGAGGAGAATATGATTCCACAAAATGTCAAAAGAATTGTGGCCAACCTGCTCAAACATT ATATCACGTCCCACGCTCTTGGGTTCATCCTGGTCAGAACCTATTAGTACTTCATGAAGAGCTTGGTGGTGACCCTACAAAGATTTCAGTACTGACACGAAGCGGTCAAGAGATTTGTTCATTTGTATCGGAGGATGATCCTCAGCCAGCTGATTTTTGGATACCGAACATGGGCTTCGGGTCTCGAAGTCCCGAAGCTCAACTGACCTGTGAACAAGGTTGGCACATTACTTCAATCAACTTTGCTAGTTTTGGATCTCCACAAGGAAATTGTGGTGCGTTCAGTGTAGGGACTTGTCATGCTAACATTCTATCAATCGTTCAGAAG GCTTGTATTGGTGAAGAGCAGTGCTCTGTACCTGTTTCCACCGCAAACCTTGGTGACCCTTGCCCTGGTGTGCTGAAAACCCTTGCCATTGAAGCTATATGTAGTGACTAA
- the LOC108488033 gene encoding beta-galactosidase 8-like isoform X2 yields MDMKTPLSLALVFVSVFAVFCFDHALSTTVTYDHRALVIDGKRRVLQSGSIHYPRSTPEVWPELIRKSKEGGLDVIETYVFWNYHEPVRGEYYFEGRFDLVKFVRTVQEAGLMVHLRIGPYACAEWNYGGFPLWLHFIPGIQFRTTNDLFKKEMLRFLAKIVGLMKEEKLFASQGGPIILAQVENEYELVEWAYGVAGELYVNWAAEAAISLNTTVPWVMCRQEDAPDPIINTCNGFYCDQFTPNSPSKPKMWTENYSGWFKSFGYPIPHRPVEDLAFAVARFFEMGGTFHNYYMYFGGTNFGRTAGGPLVATSYDYDAPIDEYGFIRQPKWGHLRDLHLAIKHCEEYLIRSDPTHQQLGHNLEAHIYYKSSNKCAAFLANYDSELDANVTFNGNLYFLPAWSVSILPDCKNVIFNTAKVVSQRILAHTTTANKLILSATSWSWYMEKPGVWGNNSFTESLLLEQINTTKDTSDYLWYTTSINIMPVQSKEVFLLIESLGHAALIFVNKRLVGKYGNHDDASFSINEKISLVQGNNTLDILSMMVGLQNFGPWFDVQGAGIFSVVLIDPWNNKYDVSAEEWTYQVGLEGEYLGLDKVIHANSSLWIKGSVPPINKTLIWYKVSFLAPQGNGPLALNLTSMGKGQAWVNGQSIGRYWPAYLSSSQGCTENCDYRGEYDSTKCQKNCGQPAQTLYHVPRSWVHPGQNLLVLHEELGGDPTKISVLTRSGQEICSFVSEDDPQPADFWIPNMGFGSRSPEAQLTCEQGWHITSINFASFGSPQGNCGAFSVGTCHANILSIVQKACIGEEQCSVPVSTANLGDPCPGVLKTLAIEAICSD; encoded by the exons ATGGATATGAAAACACCATTGTCGTTGGCTTTAGTTTTCGTATCGGTTTTCGCGGTTTTCTGTTTCGATCATGCACTGTCTACCACAGTCACATATGACCATAGGGCACTGGTTATTGATGGCAAGAGGAGGGTATTGCAGTCTGGTTCAATCCATTATCCCAGAAGCACCCCAGAG GTTTGGCCCGAACTTATTCGGAAATCAAAGGAAGGTGGATTGGACGTGATTGAGACTTACGTTTTCTGGAACTACCATGAACCAGTCAGAGGAGAG TACTACTTTGAAGGTAGGTTTGACCTGGTGAAGTTTGTGAGAACAGTGCAGGAAGCTGGCCTTATGGTTCACTTGAGGATTGGTCCATATGCTTGTGCTGAATGGAATTATGG TGGATTCCCTCTTTGGTTACATTTCATTCCTGGGATTCAATTCCGAACTACTAATGATTTGTTCAAG AAAGAAATGCTGCGTTTTCTCGCAAAAATCGTAGGCCTAATGAAGGAAGAGAAGCTTTTTGCATCACAAGGAGGGCCTATCATTCTTGCTCAG GTTGAAAATGAATATGAGCTTGTTGAATGGGCATATGGGGTTGCAGGAGAATTATATGTCAATTGGGCTGCAGAAGCTGCTATCAGTCTTAATACAACAGTGCCTTGGGTGATGTGTCGACAAGAAGATGCGCCTGATCCAATC ATAAACACATGCAATGGGTTTTATTGTGATCAGTTCACTCCGAATTCTCCATCAAAACCAAAAATGTGGACCGAGAACTACAGTGGATG GTTTAAATCATTTGGATATCCAATTCCTCATCGACCGGTTGAGGACCTTGCTTTTGCCGTTGCACGTTTTTTCGAAATGGGTGGAACATTTCACAACTACTATATG TACTTTGGTGGAACCAATTTCGGGCGAACAGCCGGAGGTCCTCTTGTGGCAACAAGCTATGATTATGATGCCCCAATAGATGAATACG GTTTTATCAGGCAGCCGAAATGGGGACACCTACGCGATTTGCACTTGGCGATTAAGCACTGTGAGGAGTATTTGATCAGATCTGATCCAACTCACCAGCAGCTTGGTCACAATCTAGAG GCACATATCTACTATAAGTCCTCCAATAAATGTGCAGCATTCCTTGCAAATTATGACAGCGAACTTGATGCAAATGTTACATTTAATGGAAACTTGTACTTCCTTCCGGCTTGGTCTGTAAGCATCCTTCCAGACTGTAAGAATGTCATTTTTAACACTGCAAAG GTTGTGTCTCAGAGAATTTTGGCTCATACAACAACTGCTAATAAGTTAATATTGTCAGCAACATCATGGAGCTGGTATATGGAAAAACCAGGTGTTTGGGGCAATAACTCATTTACGGAATCGCTTTTGTTGGAGCAGATTAATACGACAAAAGACACTAGCGATTACCTATGGTACACAACAAG TATAAATATCATGCCTGTTCAATCGAAAGAGGTCTTCCTGCTTATCGAAAGTCTGGGACATGCGGCACTTATTTTTGTCAACAAAAGGCTTGTTGGTAA ATATGGTAATCATGATGATGCCAGCTTTTCAATCAATGAGAAAATTAGTCTTGTTCAAGGGAACAATACATTGGATATTTTGAGCATGATGGTTGGTCTACAG AATTTCGGTCCATGGTTCGATGTTCAAGGGGCAGGAATCTTTTCAGTGGTTCTAATTGATCCATGGAATAACAAATATGATGTTTCCGCTGAAGAATGGACCTATCAG GTGGGACTTGAGGGAGAATACCTTGGACTAGATAAAGTAATTCATGCAAATAGTTCACTGTGGATAAAGGGGAGTGTTCCACCTATCAACAAGACATTGATTTGGTACAAG GTTTCTTTCCTTGCTCCTCAAGGCAACGGTCCTTTGGCCTTAAATCTCACTAGTATGGGGAAAGGTCAAGCTTGGGTCAATGGACAGAGCATAGGCAGATACTGGCCGGCCTATCTATCATCATCCCAAGGTTGTACCGAGAACTGTGATTACCGAGGAGAATATGATTCCACAAAATGTCAAAAGAATTGTGGCCAACCTGCTCAAACATT ATATCACGTCCCACGCTCTTGGGTTCATCCTGGTCAGAACCTATTAGTACTTCATGAAGAGCTTGGTGGTGACCCTACAAAGATTTCAGTACTGACACGAAGCGGTCAAGAGATTTGTTCATTTGTATCGGAGGATGATCCTCAGCCAGCTGATTTTTGGATACCGAACATGGGCTTCGGGTCTCGAAGTCCCGAAGCTCAACTGACCTGTGAACAAGGTTGGCACATTACTTCAATCAACTTTGCTAGTTTTGGATCTCCACAAGGAAATTGTGGTGCGTTCAGTGTAGGGACTTGTCATGCTAACATTCTATCAATCGTTCAGAAG GCTTGTATTGGTGAAGAGCAGTGCTCTGTACCTGTTTCCACCGCAAACCTTGGTGACCCTTGCCCTGGTGTGCTGAAAACCCTTGCCATTGAAGCTATATGTAGTGACTAA
- the LOC108489115 gene encoding endonuclease 1-like encodes MVVLWRLSSLLVALALVLVPRTHGWSKEGHVLTCRIAQGLLEPEAASAVENLLPDYANGDLSSLCVWPDQIRHWYRYRWTSPLHFIDTPDDACSYEYSRDCHDTHGVKDMCVAGAIQNFTSQLEHYREGTSDRRYNMTEALLFLSHFMGDIHQPMHVGFTTDEGGNTIAVRWFRHKSNLHHVWDREIILTALADYYEKNLDSLQEDLVGNFTNGIWFDDVASWKECDNLLPCLNKYATESINIACKWGYRGVKSGQTLADEYFNSRMPIVMKRIAQGGVRLAMILNLVFGDSQQGFAAAT; translated from the exons ATGGTCGTGTTGTGGAGGTTGTCTTCATTGTTGGTGGCTCTGGCACTGGTTTTAGTGCCTAGAACCCATGGTTGGAGCAAAGAAGGTCATGTTTTAACATGTCGGATAGCTCAG GGTCTTTTAGAGCCTGAGGCAGCATCAGCTGTTGAAAATTTGTTGCCTGACTATGCTAATGGAGACCTTTCGTCCCTTTGCGTATGGCCGGACCAAATCCGGCATTGGTATAGGTATCGATGGACGAGTCCACTTCATTTCATCGATACTCCGGATGATGCTTGCTCGTATGAGTATTCAA gGGACTGTCATGATACTCATGGTGTGAAGGACATGTGTGTTGCTGGTGCAATCCAAAATTTCACTTCACAGCTTGAGCATTACAGGGAAGGAACATCGGATCGTCGAT ATAACATGACAGAAGCCTTGTTGTTCTTGTCGCACTTCATGGGAGATATCCATCAGCCGATGCATGTCGGTTTTACGACCGATGAAGGCGGAAATACCATTGCAGTACGCTGGTTTAGGCACAAATCTAATCTGCACCAT GTGTGGGATAGGGAGATCATCCTTACAGCTCTAGCAGATTACTATGAAAAGAACCTGGACAGCCTTCAAGAGGACTTAGTAGGGAACTTTACTAAT GGAATATGGTTTGACGATGTAGCATCATGGAAAGAATGTGATAATCTTCTTCCATGCTTGAACAA GTATGCTACAGAGAGCATAAACATAGCTTGCAAATGGGGTTACAGAGGCGTAAAGTCTGGACAAACACTGGCAG ATGAATACTTCAATTCAAGGATGCCTATAGTAATGAAAAGAATTGCTCAAGGAGGGGTCAGATTAGCCATGATTTTGAACTTGGTTTTTGGTGATTCTCAACAAGGTTTTGCAGCTGCAACTTAA
- the LOC108489122 gene encoding uncharacterized protein LOC108489122, with protein sequence MDLSHLNRGQITRMGSGFCVLLTLHFTFQLLAQHLFHWKNPKEQKAIVIIILMAPIYAVVSFVGLLDVRGSKEFFTLLESIKECYEALVIAKFLSLMYSYFNISISKNIVPDEIKGREIHHSFPMTLFQPRTVKLNHRTLKLLKYWTWQFVVIRPVCSILMITLQTLRVYPSWLSWTLTIILNVSVSLALYSLVVFYHVFAKELAPHKPLAKFLCIKGIVFFCFWQGVVLDILVAMGFIKSHHHWLDVEHIEEALQNTLVCIEMVVFSVVQRRAYSAAPYSGESEAKIKKNE encoded by the exons ATGGATTTGAGCCATTTAAATCGTGGGCAAATCACTCGAATGGGATCTGGGTTTTGTGTGTTACTTACACTGCATTTCACATTCCAGCTTCTAGCACAACATCTGTTTCACTGGAAAAACCCAAAGGAACAAAAAGCTATAGTGATTATTATACTTATGGCTCCTATTTATGCTGTTGTTTCCTTTGTAGGGTTATTAGATGTTCGTGGTAGCAAAGAGTTCTTCACATTGTTGGAGTCAATCAAGGAATGTTATGAGGCTTTG GTGATTGCAAAGTTCTTGTCTTTGATGTATAGTTACTTCAACATATCAATTAGCAAAAATATTGTGCCTGATGAAATCAAAGGAAGAGAGATTCACCATTCATTTCCAATGACCCTTTTTCag CCTCGCACAGTTAAGCTAAACCATCGAACGCTGAAGCTTTTGAAGTACTGGACATGGCAATTCGTCGTAATCCGGCCGGTGTGTTCGATATTGATGATAACATTGCAAACCCTTAGGGTTTATCCTTCATGGTTGAGCTGGACATTGACAATCATCCTCAATGTATCTGTTTCATTAGCATTGTATTCTTTGGTGGTGTTTTACCATGTTTTTGCAAAGGAGTTGGCACCTCACAAGCCACTTGCAAAGTTCTTGTGCATCAAAGGGATTGTTTTCTTTTGCTTTTGGCAG GGAGTGGTACTGGACATACTCGTAGCAATGGGCTTCATTAAATCGCATCATCACTGGTTAGACGTAGAGCACATTGAAGAAGCTCTTCAAAACACATTAGTTTGCATAGAGATGGTTGTTTTCTCTGTGGTACAACGCCGTGCATACAGTGCTGCACCATATAGTGGAGAAAGTGAAGCTAAGATTAAGAAAAATGAATGA
- the LOC108489120 gene encoding uncharacterized protein LOC108489120, which produces MKAVVITTAGGPEVLQLQQVNEPEIKDDEILIKVEATALNRADTFQRNGSYPPPKGASPYLGLECSGTIQAIGKDVSRWKVGDQVCALLNGGGYAEKVAVHGGHVLPIPPGVSLKDAAGLPEVACTVWSTVFMMSRLSAGETFLVHGGSSGIGTFAIQIAKNKGATVLVTAGSEEKLAFCKKLGADVCINYKREDFVARAKEETGGKGVDVILDCIGASYLQQNLDSLNFDGRLFIIGFQGGAVTEIKLNTLLPKRLTVQGAALRPRSTENKAMVVTEVEKNVWPAVAAGKVKPIIYKSFPLSEAGEAHRLMESSAHIGKILLVP; this is translated from the exons ATGAAAGCAGTGGTGATAACAACAGCAGGTGGCCCAGAGGTGCTGCAATTGCAACAAGTAAATGAACCAGAGATCAAAGACGATGAAATCCTCATCAAGGTAGAAGCCACCGCATTGAACCGGGCCGATACTTTCCAAAGGAACGGTTCCTACCCTCCTCCAAAGGGTGCAAGTCCTTATCTTGGTCTTGAATGTTCTGGCACAATCCAAGCTATTGGCAAGGATGTTTCTCGCTGGAAAGTTGGAGATCAG GTCTGTGCTCTTCTTAATGGAGGTGGATATGCTGAGAAAGTGGCGGTTCATGGTGGACATGTACTACCAATTCCGCCTGGTGTTTCACTCAAAGATGCTGCTGGTTTACCTGAAGTTGCTTGTACTGTTTGGTCCACTGTTTTTATGATGAGTCGCTTATCTGCTGGGGAGACTTTCCTG GTCCATGGCGGTTCTAGTGGAATTGGCACTTTTGCAATTCAGATAGCTAAGAACAAAGGAGCAACAGTATTGGTTACAGCAG GGAGTGAAGAAAAATTGGCTTTCTGCAAGAAACTTGGAGCTGATGTGTGCATCAATTACAAGAGAGAGGACTTTGTTGCACGTGCTAAGGAAGAAACTGGAGGGAAGG GTGTTGATGTAATTCTGGATTGCATTGGAGCATCCTACCTTCAACAAAACCTTGACAGCTTAAATTTTGATGGAAGGCTTTTTATTATTGGCTTCCAGGGTGGAGCAGTCACTGAAATTAAACTAAATACTTTACTTCCAAAGCGCCTCACGGTGCAAG GAGCTGCTTTGCGACCAAGAAGTACCGAAAACAAAGCAATGGTTGTCACTGAAGTGGAGAAGAATGTTTGGCCTGCAGTTGCAGCAGGCAAGGTGAAGCCTATCATTTACAaatcttttcccttatccgaggcTGGGGAGGCTCATCGGCTCATGGAAAGTAGTGCACATATCGGGAAGATACTACTTGTTCCATGA